The DNA region AGCGGTGTGAAACTTCGCGCCGTACCATCACGTTTCGTTTTCACCTGTTCTCCGGCAAACATGATATTCAGGTGACTGATTTAACGGGAATAACGGCGGGAAAGCGGTGAAAACTATGCTAATAACATCACGGCTTTGCAACAAAGCGCTAACGAAGGAGGTATTCAGACATACTTTGAAGGAAGATGCATGAAAAAGCCCCGCATCAGCGAGGCTTTAAATCTGAGGTTGATGCGCAGACGCGCTTCAAATCAGTGGTGTCGATCAGATAGCTGTTACGTTAACAGCAGCCGGACCTTTCTGGCCGTCCTGAATTTCGAACTCAACGTTCTGGCCTTCAGCCAGAGTTTTGAAGCCATTACCCTGGATAGCAGAGAAGTGTACGAACACGTCTTTGCTGCCATCAGCCGGAGTAATAAAGCCAAAACCTTTAGACTCGTTGAACCACTTAACTTGACCTTTAATCTTTGCCATTTGCAAAATTCCTTAGAGTGTTTTCTTAGCCCGCAGGCCTAACATAGATAAAACTGAGACATGACTGCTTGAGGCACTAATATAAGGTTCGGCAGAGAAGCGGTATTCAACGACAACGTGTTTACTCAGGACTTCTTTACTGAAAATGCCACACATAAACAGAACTGTACCTCGTTTAACCCAAAACGTGTTATCACATACAACGTTAATTATGGCAAGCCATTTTTAAACGTGTCTCGATCGGTCGCACAAATCTCACCAGTCAACACAGAGTATCTGCACAGTTATGCGTCAATTCTCAAGCCGA from Citrobacter amalonaticus Y19 includes:
- the cspE gene encoding transcription antiterminator/RNA stability regulator CspE; protein product: MAKIKGQVKWFNESKGFGFITPADGSKDVFVHFSAIQGNGFKTLAEGQNVEFEIQDGQKGPAAVNVTAI
- a CDS encoding DUF2627 domain-containing protein, with product MCGIFSKEVLSKHVVVEYRFSAEPYISASSSHVSVLSMLGLRAKKTL